A genomic window from Pseudomonadales bacterium includes:
- a CDS encoding SMP-30/gluconolactonase/LRE family protein, translating to MQELTRGYGLIEGPVWDPQRGLIFSDVLGGGVYCIESDGRVSTLFEHRRGIGGMALHAAGGLVVSGRNVAFKPFDGGATVTLLDRDEAAGNVGYNDLTTDAAGRIYVGSLGSSPVFDDGRSPAAGDLYLIDLDGSSRVVGEDVRLTNGLGFSPDGRILYHSDSRRGTVFCYSVEASGGLGEKRPFVTLQKGVPDGLVVSEDGAVWVALAGGGSGVAVFESDGRLREHIAIPDPMCTSVCFGGEDRRDLYIVSGSEGNPEPNSGAIYLHRCAVPGVAVAVAGTALPGG from the coding sequence GTGCAGGAATTGACACGCGGATACGGGCTCATTGAAGGCCCGGTGTGGGATCCACAACGGGGTCTCATCTTCAGCGATGTGCTCGGGGGCGGCGTCTACTGCATCGAGAGTGACGGTCGGGTCAGCACGCTGTTCGAACACCGCCGTGGCATCGGCGGCATGGCACTTCATGCGGCGGGCGGTCTGGTGGTCAGCGGTCGCAACGTCGCCTTCAAACCTTTTGATGGGGGCGCCACGGTCACCCTGCTCGATCGGGATGAAGCGGCCGGCAACGTAGGCTACAACGATCTCACTACGGATGCCGCCGGACGCATCTACGTCGGCTCACTCGGCTCCAGTCCGGTATTCGACGATGGCCGGTCACCGGCTGCCGGTGATCTCTATCTCATCGATCTGGATGGCAGCAGCCGGGTTGTTGGCGAGGATGTCCGCCTGACCAACGGCCTGGGCTTCTCACCAGACGGCAGAATCCTCTATCACTCGGATTCCCGTCGCGGCACGGTGTTCTGTTACAGCGTCGAAGCGTCCGGTGGACTGGGGGAAAAGCGGCCTTTCGTGACATTGCAGAAAGGTGTGCCCGACGGACTGGTGGTTTCCGAAGACGGTGCGGTCTGGGTAGCCCTGGCTGGGGGTGGTTCCGGAGTAGCAGTGTTCGAATCCGACGGCCGCCTGCGCGAACACATCGCCATACCCGACCCGATGTGCACCAGTGTCTGTTTCGGCGGTGAGGACCGACGCGATTTGTATATTGTTTCCGGCTCGGAAGGCAATCCCGAACCCAACAGTGGTGCCATCTACCTGCACCGTTGCGCAGTCCCTGGGGTGGCCGTTGCTGTTGCCGGAACCGCACTGCCGGGAGGCTGA
- a CDS encoding malate/lactate/ureidoglycolate dehydrogenase yields the protein MLIESKTLERFVSAIFTTAGAESAAADQVAAHLVEANLKGHDSHGVGMVPAYIGNLRAGHLQPAARATLTRDQGAVMLFDGGFGFGQVVGAEATTQAIARARETGIVCAGVRNCHHLGRIGSYGEQCGEAGMISVHFVNVVGHAPLVTAFGGRERRMTTNPFCCVIPRADDKPIVLDMATSAVAMGKVRVAHMKGERVPDGALVDHEGLATTDPAVMYQEPFGALGPFGAHKGYGLAVMCELLGGALAGEWTAQPGNPRDNTIVNHMLMFVLDPAAFGGLENFRSEVKAMVDYLHSSQPARGNDRVRIPGEPEQEALAARIAEGVPIDDNSWSSLLQAAQAAGLSDSKIQALIPAA from the coding sequence ATGCTGATCGAATCAAAAACACTCGAGCGTTTCGTGAGTGCAATATTCACCACAGCCGGAGCGGAGAGTGCAGCCGCGGATCAGGTGGCCGCGCACCTGGTCGAGGCCAATCTCAAAGGTCACGATTCACACGGAGTCGGCATGGTCCCGGCCTACATCGGCAATCTGCGTGCCGGGCACCTGCAACCGGCCGCCCGGGCGACGCTGACCCGGGACCAGGGCGCTGTGATGCTGTTCGATGGTGGTTTCGGATTTGGCCAGGTGGTTGGCGCCGAGGCCACGACCCAGGCCATCGCCCGGGCACGGGAAACGGGCATCGTCTGCGCCGGTGTGCGCAATTGTCACCACTTAGGACGCATCGGCAGCTACGGCGAGCAGTGCGGTGAGGCCGGCATGATCTCCGTGCACTTCGTCAACGTGGTGGGTCACGCACCGCTGGTGACCGCATTCGGTGGCCGCGAACGGCGCATGACGACCAACCCTTTCTGTTGTGTGATTCCACGCGCCGATGACAAACCCATCGTACTGGACATGGCAACAAGCGCAGTCGCCATGGGCAAAGTGCGCGTGGCCCACATGAAGGGAGAGCGGGTGCCCGATGGCGCCCTGGTCGATCACGAAGGCCTCGCAACTACGGATCCTGCGGTGATGTACCAGGAACCTTTCGGTGCCCTCGGACCCTTTGGTGCACACAAAGGCTACGGCCTCGCAGTCATGTGTGAACTGCTCGGCGGCGCCCTCGCTGGCGAGTGGACGGCTCAGCCGGGCAACCCCCGGGACAATACGATCGTCAATCACATGCTCATGTTCGTGCTCGACCCTGCCGCCTTCGGTGGTCTGGAAAATTTTCGCTCCGAAGTGAAGGCCATGGTCGACTACCTGCACAGTTCCCAGCCCGCCAGAGGCAATGATCGCGTGCGTATCCCCGGCGAACCGGAACAGGAAGCTCTGGCTGCGCGCATCGCCGAAGGGGTGCCCATCGACGACAACTCCTGGTCATCCCTGTTGCAGGCCGCCCAGGCCGCCGGACTCAGCGACAGCAAAATCCAGGCCCTTATCCCAGCGGCTTGA
- a CDS encoding dienelactone hydrolase family protein, with translation MIEEEIDIHTTDGAMNTFITHPEEGGPFPPILFFMDAPGKREELHDMARRLGTAGYYVMLPNLYYRRVREFVMTADARAQMFEHMNSLSNALVCADTQALLDHLDEDAAARGGPVGVVGYCMSGPFAFAAAAAFPDRVAAAASLHGVRLCTEAEDSPHLDAAKVKGELYFGCAQTDEWAPPEMIAALETHLAQVGVRHRVEWYPDTSHGFVFPQRPAVYHKAAAERHWERLFALFGRNLKPLG, from the coding sequence ATGATCGAAGAAGAGATTGACATCCACACCACCGACGGCGCGATGAACACATTCATCACGCATCCCGAAGAAGGAGGACCGTTTCCTCCCATCCTCTTTTTTATGGATGCGCCCGGCAAGCGGGAAGAACTGCACGATATGGCAAGACGGCTCGGCACCGCAGGCTACTACGTGATGCTGCCGAATCTCTATTACCGGCGTGTCCGGGAGTTTGTCATGACGGCGGACGCCCGCGCGCAGATGTTCGAACACATGAATTCGTTGTCGAATGCGCTGGTCTGTGCGGACACCCAGGCTCTGCTCGATCACCTTGACGAGGACGCCGCAGCCCGGGGTGGACCGGTCGGTGTGGTGGGCTACTGCATGAGCGGTCCCTTTGCGTTTGCCGCGGCTGCCGCCTTCCCCGATCGAGTCGCCGCCGCCGCATCCCTGCACGGTGTCAGACTCTGTACCGAGGCGGAGGATTCGCCGCATCTCGATGCCGCGAAGGTGAAAGGGGAGCTCTATTTCGGCTGTGCCCAGACCGATGAGTGGGCGCCGCCGGAAATGATTGCCGCGCTGGAAACGCACCTCGCACAGGTGGGTGTACGCCACCGGGTGGAGTGGTACCCGGACACCAGCCATGGATTCGTCTTCCCCCAGCGCCCGGCTGTGTATCACAAGGCGGCCGCAGAGCGGCACTGGGAGCGACTCTTTGCGCTGTTCGGACGAAACCTCAAGCCGCTGGGATAA
- a CDS encoding TetR/AcrR family transcriptional regulator: MPSLRARKKEQTHQKILRCCERLFRTQGYDETTIEQIVESAQVSRKTFFNYFSTKDAALAELGIEWLTQQGARAREGVQEHPPTSLIDGLKRFQRNQFEAIEQDREFMKLVFTRSAVFFPHGDFVGTDSDQTRLAGTKAFFGNLALLFRTAQLAGQVRSDVTAEQIAEIYVGAMLVTVRLWLTDYWTDDASLVDRGMQAIELLEKGFSSR, encoded by the coding sequence ATGCCCAGTTTGAGAGCCCGGAAGAAGGAACAGACGCATCAGAAGATTCTGCGGTGCTGCGAACGTCTGTTTCGCACACAGGGCTACGATGAGACGACGATTGAGCAGATTGTTGAATCTGCGCAGGTGAGCCGGAAGACCTTCTTCAACTATTTTTCGACAAAAGATGCAGCGCTGGCCGAGCTGGGCATCGAGTGGCTGACACAGCAGGGAGCCAGGGCCCGGGAGGGTGTGCAGGAGCATCCGCCCACCTCTCTGATCGACGGTCTCAAGCGATTCCAGCGGAATCAGTTTGAAGCAATCGAGCAGGACCGGGAGTTCATGAAACTCGTGTTCACCCGATCGGCCGTGTTCTTTCCCCACGGTGATTTCGTGGGAACCGATTCAGACCAGACGCGTCTTGCTGGCACGAAGGCTTTTTTCGGCAACCTCGCGTTGTTGTTCCGAACCGCGCAGTTGGCGGGTCAAGTGCGTTCGGATGTGACCGCTGAACAGATTGCGGAGATATACGTGGGTGCAATGCTGGTCACGGTTCGTCTATGGCTGACCGACTACTGGACAGATGACGCCAGTCTGGTAGATCGTGGTATGCAGGCTATAGAGCTGCTCGAAAAGGGATTCTCCAGTCGCTGA
- a CDS encoding bile acid:sodium symporter: MSSNFSLVPTLTLALMMLALGMELKFEHFLRLFSAPRAICMGIAGQLVLMPSVAVLIATTIPLGTSVAIGLILLAACPGGATSNMFSRYAQGDVALSVSLTAASGVAAPLTVPLIVGVGLSLFAASENVLRVSVPEMVITLVATTALPMCTGMVLYWLFPGRSAWVRGKLLAFSSAILVLLIVFLFVNLSQVQPDLTGIFARSSLAVLLLLGGSLLVTVFISRQLRISRREERTLVLEIGIQNVNLALVMALNFFEEPTFLGPVLVYMPFMLLMGVAVVFWGRSDAKAA, translated from the coding sequence GTGAGTTCCAATTTTTCTCTCGTGCCCACATTGACTCTGGCGTTGATGATGCTGGCTCTGGGCATGGAACTGAAGTTCGAGCACTTTCTTCGGCTGTTTAGTGCGCCACGCGCGATCTGTATGGGTATCGCAGGTCAGCTTGTCCTAATGCCATCGGTGGCAGTATTGATTGCGACGACCATTCCACTGGGTACATCCGTCGCGATTGGTCTCATTCTGCTTGCGGCCTGCCCCGGCGGCGCCACGTCCAATATGTTCTCGCGCTACGCACAGGGTGATGTCGCACTATCCGTCTCCCTGACCGCCGCTTCGGGCGTTGCTGCGCCGCTCACCGTGCCACTGATTGTGGGCGTTGGTCTTTCGCTGTTCGCCGCCAGCGAAAACGTTCTGAGGGTGTCAGTGCCGGAGATGGTCATCACGCTCGTGGCCACTACGGCTCTACCCATGTGCACGGGTATGGTGCTGTATTGGCTGTTTCCGGGGAGGTCTGCTTGGGTTCGAGGGAAGTTGCTGGCCTTCTCCTCAGCCATTCTCGTTCTTCTGATCGTCTTTCTGTTCGTGAACTTATCGCAAGTACAACCGGATCTGACGGGGATTTTCGCCCGATCCTCACTGGCCGTCCTGCTGCTCCTGGGGGGGAGCCTACTGGTCACGGTGTTCATATCGCGGCAACTTCGAATTTCGCGCCGCGAAGAGCGCACGCTTGTTCTGGAGATCGGCATACAGAATGTCAATCTGGCACTGGTCATGGCGCTTAATTTTTTTGAAGAGCCAACGTTTCTTGGACCCGTCCTTGTCTACATGCCATTCATGCTGCTGATGGGCGTTGCGGTTGTCTTCTGGGGGCGATCCGATGCCAAGGCAGCCTGA
- a CDS encoding class I SAM-dependent methyltransferase produces MLPTWWHLLPASLGVAAIGTVLLLTYLYYQFDDHGGGIQRQLWRMTIDHLQGDRRGSALDIGTGNGALAIILAMENEQLKVTGVDLWNSDWEYSKLDCIGNARAGCVCERVVFEHGSADALEFTDGQFDNVVSHFVFHEVSVARDKRMVIKEALRVLKPGGYFSFHDMFLDERLYGNVGELEHLLRSWGITRVSLVDTRALLQAAPLLLGKHILGNCSLLCGQK; encoded by the coding sequence ATGTTGCCGACCTGGTGGCATCTCCTTCCGGCTTCTCTCGGAGTGGCTGCTATCGGTACGGTTTTACTGTTGACCTATCTGTACTACCAGTTCGATGACCATGGTGGAGGTATTCAGAGACAACTCTGGCGAATGACAATCGATCATCTTCAGGGCGATCGCCGTGGTAGCGCACTAGATATCGGAACTGGCAACGGCGCCCTCGCGATCATACTGGCGATGGAAAACGAGCAACTGAAGGTGACGGGTGTCGATCTGTGGAATTCCGATTGGGAGTATTCAAAGCTAGATTGTATTGGCAATGCCCGAGCTGGCTGCGTTTGCGAGCGGGTTGTTTTCGAGCATGGATCTGCGGATGCCTTGGAGTTTACCGATGGTCAATTCGACAATGTCGTGAGCCACTTTGTATTTCACGAAGTTTCAGTCGCCAGAGACAAGCGTATGGTTATCAAGGAGGCGCTGCGTGTCCTGAAACCAGGAGGGTACTTTTCTTTTCACGATATGTTTTTGGATGAACGCCTCTATGGAAACGTCGGGGAGCTGGAGCACCTGTTGAGATCATGGGGCATCACCCGGGTGTCCTTAGTTGATACCCGAGCGCTTCTGCAAGCAGCACCCTTACTGCTGGGCAAGCACATTCTTGGAAACTGCTCATTATTGTGCGGGCAGAAGTAG
- the fur gene encoding ferric iron uptake transcriptional regulator — translation MPASDIKRAGLKVTLPRLKVLEVLEKADSSLHLSAEDVYKSLMDSADSVGLATVYRVLTQFESAGIVARHNFDDGHSVFELASDDHHDHMVDVNSGQVIEFVNERIEALQHEIATEHGYELVDHELVLYVRKRSEKSKKDA, via the coding sequence ATGCCTGCATCCGACATCAAACGCGCCGGACTGAAGGTGACCTTACCGCGACTCAAGGTGCTCGAAGTTCTCGAGAAAGCCGACTCATCGCTGCACCTGAGTGCCGAGGATGTCTACAAAAGCCTCATGGATTCTGCGGATTCCGTGGGCCTTGCTACCGTGTACCGGGTACTGACCCAGTTTGAGTCCGCGGGTATCGTGGCCCGACACAATTTCGATGACGGCCATTCCGTGTTCGAACTGGCCAGCGACGACCATCACGATCATATGGTCGATGTGAACAGCGGCCAGGTCATCGAGTTCGTCAACGAACGCATCGAAGCTCTCCAGCACGAAATCGCCACGGAACACGGCTATGAACTGGTGGACCACGAACTGGTGCTCTACGTGCGCAAACGTTCTGAAAAATCCAAGAAAGACGCCTGA
- a CDS encoding FeoA family protein, which translates to MSIDPPRHIADLAVGESARVREYTDCSPYTDRLLRLGLIPGTRLTLQRRAPLGDPVEIRFRGYSLVLRPAEAGSLLLESE; encoded by the coding sequence ATGTCCATTGATCCGCCCCGGCACATCGCCGATCTGGCTGTAGGTGAGTCCGCCAGAGTCCGCGAGTACACCGATTGCAGCCCGTACACCGACAGGCTGCTGCGGCTCGGCCTGATTCCGGGCACGCGCCTGACTCTGCAACGACGAGCCCCCCTGGGCGATCCGGTCGAAATTCGCTTCCGCGGCTATTCCCTGGTACTGCGGCCAGCCGAGGCAGGCAGCCTGCTGCTGGAGTCCGAGTGA
- the feoB gene encoding ferrous iron transport protein B: MTTIALVGNPNCGKTTLFNALTGTRQRVGNWPGVTVERKTGEFRHGDETVHVVDLPGTYSLRPAGDAIDERIARDYVQEAGTLDVIVNVVDASSLARGLFLTTELLELGRPMVVALNMIDVADRHGQHIDTFSLARQLGCPVLPIIASRGDGVAALKDAIFNASAASALLPALEDTTARYHFIDAVLAEAMQTTPIRRTLTDRIDALVLNRFLAFPVFLLVMYLTFMFAINIGSAFIDFFDGVGHVLFVEGPRRGLDALGLPEWLVVLLADGLGGGLQLVGTFIPVIGCLFLALTFLEDTGYMGRVAFIVDRLLRRVGLPGKAFVPLIVGFGCNVPAVMATRTLDNTPDRILTTLMAPYMSCGARLTVYALFASAFFPSNGQNVVFALYLFGIVAAGLSAMAVRRYLVRTPQSQFVLELPAYHLPTLKGLMLQTWQRLKGFVVRAGKAIVAVVVILNLVSSVGTDGSFGNQDSDRSMLSEIGRTITPAFHPMGLTDENWAATVGIFTGIFAKEVVVGTLDALYSPTPTASTESLTDLLRDAAASVPANLAALGDTLLDPLGIQVEDYQDLSEAATDQAVSVSTISALQRYFDGQLGAFSYLLFILLYMPCVATIGVIFKEIGGFWAVFSTSWSLMLAYSSAVICYQIGHLVSGSASSLPGGATGAIGWSLLMIVLAIGFFSVLVRVGRHKAPPLIPVLRLD, from the coding sequence GTGACCACCATCGCCCTGGTCGGCAACCCCAACTGCGGGAAAACGACCCTGTTCAATGCCCTCACCGGCACCCGCCAGCGGGTCGGTAACTGGCCCGGAGTCACCGTGGAACGCAAGACGGGCGAATTCCGTCACGGCGATGAAACGGTGCATGTGGTCGACCTGCCGGGCACCTACAGCCTCCGGCCGGCGGGGGACGCCATAGACGAACGTATCGCCCGGGACTATGTGCAGGAGGCCGGGACGCTCGATGTGATCGTGAATGTGGTGGATGCCTCAAGTCTGGCCCGGGGGTTATTTCTCACCACCGAACTCCTGGAGCTCGGCAGACCGATGGTGGTCGCCTTGAACATGATCGATGTGGCGGACCGCCACGGCCAGCACATCGATACCTTTTCCCTGGCCCGGCAACTCGGCTGTCCTGTCCTGCCCATCATCGCCAGTCGTGGGGATGGTGTGGCGGCGCTGAAAGATGCCATTTTCAACGCATCCGCAGCCAGTGCCCTGTTGCCCGCCCTCGAAGACACCACCGCCCGCTACCACTTCATCGATGCGGTACTGGCTGAGGCCATGCAGACCACACCCATTCGCCGCACCCTCACGGACCGGATTGACGCACTGGTACTCAACCGGTTTCTGGCGTTTCCGGTATTCCTGCTGGTGATGTATCTGACCTTCATGTTCGCGATCAACATCGGCTCGGCCTTCATCGACTTTTTCGACGGCGTGGGCCATGTGCTGTTCGTCGAGGGGCCGCGCCGCGGTCTCGATGCGCTGGGTCTGCCCGAATGGCTGGTGGTGCTGCTCGCGGACGGACTCGGGGGAGGCCTGCAACTGGTAGGGACCTTCATCCCGGTGATCGGCTGCCTGTTCCTGGCGCTCACCTTCCTCGAAGACACGGGTTACATGGGTCGGGTCGCCTTCATAGTCGACCGGCTGTTGCGCCGGGTCGGCCTTCCGGGAAAAGCCTTTGTGCCCCTCATCGTCGGCTTCGGCTGCAACGTGCCCGCCGTGATGGCCACACGCACCCTCGATAACACCCCGGACCGCATTCTCACCACCCTCATGGCCCCCTACATGTCCTGCGGCGCCAGGCTCACGGTGTATGCCCTGTTTGCTTCCGCTTTCTTCCCGAGCAACGGTCAGAATGTGGTCTTTGCCCTGTACCTGTTCGGCATCGTCGCTGCAGGACTCAGTGCCATGGCCGTGCGCCGCTATCTGGTCCGTACCCCCCAGAGCCAGTTCGTGCTCGAGCTGCCCGCCTACCATTTGCCCACCCTCAAAGGCCTGATGCTGCAGACGTGGCAGCGCCTGAAGGGCTTTGTGGTGCGGGCCGGCAAGGCCATCGTCGCGGTAGTGGTCATACTCAACCTGGTGAGTTCAGTCGGCACCGATGGATCCTTCGGCAATCAGGACTCGGATCGATCGATGCTCTCGGAAATTGGCCGCACGATCACACCGGCCTTCCACCCCATGGGTCTGACCGATGAGAACTGGGCGGCCACAGTCGGAATCTTCACCGGGATTTTCGCCAAGGAAGTCGTGGTCGGCACCCTGGATGCGCTGTATTCCCCAACTCCCACAGCCAGTACCGAGTCCCTGACCGATCTGCTGCGCGACGCAGCAGCCAGCGTGCCGGCAAACCTGGCCGCACTCGGCGACACCCTGCTCGACCCGCTCGGCATCCAGGTCGAGGACTATCAGGACCTCAGTGAGGCGGCGACGGATCAGGCGGTCTCGGTCTCCACAATCAGCGCTCTGCAACGCTATTTCGACGGCCAGCTCGGGGCATTTTCCTATCTCCTGTTCATCCTTCTGTACATGCCCTGTGTCGCCACCATTGGCGTGATTTTCAAAGAGATCGGCGGGTTCTGGGCGGTCTTCAGCACCAGCTGGTCCCTGATGCTCGCCTATTCGAGCGCGGTGATCTGTTATCAGATCGGCCACCTGGTGAGCGGCAGTGCCAGCTCGCTGCCCGGAGGCGCCACCGGAGCGATCGGCTGGTCGCTGCTCATGATCGTGCTGGCCATCGGCTTCTTCAGCGTGCTGGTTCGGGTCGGCCGGCATAAAGCCCCGCCGCTGATTCCAGTGCTGCGGCTGGATTAG
- a CDS encoding porin, whose amino-acid sequence MNGLRYLCALSLSCLVWVSVPGDARAAEPPSLEALWQIVQQQQAQIETLTQALDGARAQIANTEQRARITEEQLDLTAGYLEKVDQGRGSGRASRTTLGGYGEMHYNNLDAEDSSRDLKEVDFHRFVAFVGHEFTDRIRFFSEVELEHSLVQDTADGSSGGEVEVEQAYLEFDLNESLTARGGLFLLPIGILNETHEPNTFYGVERNEVESIIIPSTWWEGGAALSGHYSNGLSWDFAVHSGLETPTSGSSAYRIRSGRQKVSNASADNLALTARLKYTGVPGLELAASVNYQDDASQIGGDGLEDGTLVSVHGIWSRGPFNLRALWSQWNFNGDAIELADADRQTGWYVEPSLRLGRPAHDWGVYSRYQDLEGARAQDQFDQWEVGVNYWPTGNVVLKFDYRDRSHDLLSAQDRDFKGIDLGVGYQF is encoded by the coding sequence ATGAACGGTCTGCGTTATCTTTGTGCTCTCTCCCTGTCCTGTCTCGTCTGGGTTTCGGTCCCGGGTGATGCCCGCGCAGCGGAGCCTCCCTCACTGGAGGCTCTGTGGCAGATCGTCCAGCAGCAGCAGGCCCAGATCGAAACACTCACCCAGGCACTGGATGGCGCACGTGCACAGATCGCGAACACCGAGCAGAGGGCGCGGATCACGGAAGAGCAGCTGGATCTGACTGCCGGTTACCTCGAGAAAGTCGATCAGGGTCGTGGCTCCGGCCGGGCGAGCCGCACCACCCTGGGCGGATATGGCGAAATGCACTACAACAACCTCGATGCCGAGGACAGCTCACGGGATCTGAAGGAGGTGGACTTCCATCGCTTCGTTGCCTTCGTTGGCCATGAATTCACGGACCGTATCCGTTTCTTCTCCGAAGTGGAGCTCGAACACTCACTGGTGCAGGACACCGCGGACGGTTCCAGCGGTGGCGAAGTGGAAGTCGAACAGGCCTACCTGGAATTCGATCTGAACGAATCCCTGACTGCCAGAGGCGGCCTGTTCCTGCTGCCGATCGGCATCCTCAATGAAACCCATGAACCCAACACCTTCTATGGTGTGGAGCGCAACGAAGTTGAGAGCATCATCATCCCCTCGACCTGGTGGGAAGGCGGTGCGGCACTCAGCGGTCACTACAGCAACGGCCTGTCCTGGGATTTCGCCGTGCACTCCGGCCTGGAAACCCCCACCTCAGGCAGCAGCGCTTACCGTATTCGCAGCGGCCGGCAGAAGGTCTCCAATGCGAGCGCCGACAATCTGGCGCTCACCGCCAGATTGAAGTACACGGGTGTACCCGGACTCGAACTCGCCGCTTCGGTGAACTACCAGGATGACGCCAGCCAGATCGGCGGCGACGGTCTCGAAGACGGCACCCTGGTCAGCGTGCACGGCATCTGGAGCCGTGGACCTTTCAATCTGCGCGCCCTGTGGTCCCAGTGGAACTTCAACGGTGATGCCATTGAACTCGCCGACGCGGACCGGCAGACGGGCTGGTACGTCGAGCCGAGCCTGCGCCTCGGCCGTCCGGCCCATGACTGGGGCGTCTATTCCCGCTATCAGGACCTCGAGGGTGCCCGGGCCCAGGATCAGTTCGACCAGTGGGAGGTCGGGGTGAACTACTGGCCCACCGGCAACGTGGTCCTGAAATTCGACTATCGCGACCGCAGCCACGATCTCCTCAGCGCACAGGACCGGGATTTCAAAGGCATCGACCTGGGCGTCGGTTATCAGTTCTAG
- a CDS encoding FMN-binding protein, with product MIIRIIIACVLIWTVGQPAAARADEQVYQAPDAFLAAAFGGSVPAAQALWIEPALRAELVDRYGWQPGLRVRFWRQEQRTAWILDEVGKDKPITAGFLIVNGAIEQAEVLVFRESRGWEIRHSFFTSQFSRAALTPRGDLDRRIDGITGATLSVRAMERMARVALKLHEQSQRTTLAQHP from the coding sequence ATGATAATAAGAATTATTATCGCTTGTGTTCTCATCTGGACGGTCGGCCAGCCGGCCGCCGCCCGTGCTGACGAGCAGGTCTATCAGGCACCGGATGCGTTTCTTGCCGCCGCCTTCGGCGGTAGCGTTCCGGCAGCCCAGGCACTCTGGATCGAACCCGCCCTGCGGGCCGAACTGGTGGATCGCTACGGCTGGCAGCCCGGACTGCGGGTAAGATTCTGGCGCCAGGAGCAGCGCACCGCCTGGATTCTCGATGAGGTCGGCAAAGACAAACCGATCACGGCAGGTTTCCTCATTGTGAACGGTGCCATTGAGCAGGCCGAAGTCCTGGTATTCCGTGAGAGCAGAGGCTGGGAGATCCGGCACAGTTTCTTCACCAGCCAGTTCAGCCGCGCGGCACTCACCCCGCGCGGTGACCTGGATCGCCGCATCGACGGCATCACCGGCGCCACTCTGTCTGTCCGGGCAATGGAACGCATGGCCAGGGTCGCTCTCAAGCTCCATGAACAAAGCCAGCGTACGACCCTCGCGCAGCATCCGTAG
- a CDS encoding PepSY domain-containing protein has translation MNKASVRPSRSIRRQPPLRHRLHRPAGVAAGVVLLHLVLTGLPLQFTEALHLATRPVTNSWILDWYGLKAPETALRSGALVHLGERLYLGSRLLGDSREFAGAVSTPQFEVALNGSSLWLIGTLAAGEVEQMAIGRQGTAIGLYRGGVVVETGSGLLQFDDAMLNLEESTATADEIRWATLEPLQGAALDQARTNYRRGLLSTERLLQDLHSGRAFGAPGVWVVNGGTLLMILLSISGYLIWWRSL, from the coding sequence ATGAACAAAGCCAGCGTACGACCCTCGCGCAGCATCCGTAGGCAGCCGCCGCTGCGACATCGTCTGCACCGGCCTGCGGGTGTGGCTGCCGGCGTCGTGCTTCTGCACCTCGTGCTGACCGGACTGCCACTGCAGTTCACCGAAGCCCTGCACCTGGCTACCCGCCCTGTCACGAACTCCTGGATACTCGACTGGTACGGACTGAAAGCGCCCGAGACTGCTTTGCGCAGCGGTGCTCTGGTCCATCTTGGAGAGCGCCTCTACCTGGGCTCCCGCCTCCTCGGCGACAGCCGGGAATTCGCCGGGGCGGTTTCCACGCCCCAGTTTGAAGTCGCCCTGAACGGATCATCCCTGTGGCTGATCGGAACACTGGCGGCGGGCGAGGTGGAGCAGATGGCCATAGGCCGGCAGGGAACGGCCATCGGACTCTATCGGGGAGGGGTGGTGGTCGAAACCGGCTCAGGTCTGCTGCAGTTCGACGATGCGATGCTGAATCTCGAAGAAAGCACCGCTACGGCCGACGAGATCCGCTGGGCGACGCTGGAACCGCTGCAGGGCGCCGCCCTCGACCAGGCCAGAACCAATTATCGACGCGGGCTGCTCAGTACCGAACGGCTGCTGCAGGATCTGCACAGCGGGCGGGCGTTTGGTGCTCCGGGAGTATGGGTGGTCAACGGCGGGACACTGCTGATGATTCTGCTGTCGATCAGCGGGTATCTGATCTGGTGGCGCAGCCTCTGA